In Streptomyces nodosus, one DNA window encodes the following:
- a CDS encoding sigma-70 family RNA polymerase sigma factor, which yields MQLTLHLPWWARLLRRARTTSSTPASGAPHPGRRFRHLGSVADRDSEEDSPTLADLYRTRRLDMVRLAAFLVDDLHTAEDVVQDAFAAVCRRHGERLDDLQDAHAYLHTAVVNAARSVLRRRRTARAYTPPYQGPGAPVDELLLLAEEHRQVFDALAQLTARQREVLVLRYWSDLMTEAQIAETLGVSRGTVKSTASRALATLEQLLEVDR from the coding sequence ATGCAGCTCACCCTTCACCTGCCCTGGTGGGCCCGGCTACTGCGCCGCGCCCGGACCACCTCCTCCACCCCGGCGTCGGGCGCGCCGCACCCCGGCCGACGATTCCGGCATCTGGGTTCGGTGGCCGACCGGGACAGCGAGGAAGACTCCCCCACACTCGCCGATCTGTACCGGACCCGGCGGCTCGACATGGTCCGGCTGGCGGCCTTTCTGGTGGACGACCTGCACACCGCCGAAGACGTCGTCCAGGACGCCTTCGCCGCCGTCTGCCGTCGGCACGGCGAACGGCTGGACGACCTCCAGGACGCACACGCCTACCTCCACACCGCGGTCGTCAACGCCGCCCGCTCGGTGCTGCGTCGGCGGCGCACCGCGCGCGCGTACACCCCGCCGTACCAGGGCCCCGGGGCGCCGGTCGACGAACTGCTGCTGCTCGCCGAGGAGCACCGGCAGGTCTTCGACGCGCTGGCGCAACTCACCGCGCGCCAGCGCGAGGTACTGGTCCTGCGTTACTGGTCCGACCTGATGACCGAGGCGCAGATCGCCGAGACCCTCGGCGTGTCCCGTGGCACCGTCAAGTCGACAGCGAGCCGCGCGCTCGCCACGCTGGAACAACTCTTGGAGGTGGACAGATGA
- a CDS encoding TetR/AcrR family transcriptional regulator: protein MSTNKVPVESLRDRKRRQTRERIIETAFALFMERGFDVVTVDEIAQRAEIGRTTFFRYFGDKQEVVFSTEDDFLRALTAAMRDAPAEPLQDLAQALATSRRLLLVICTEAARNPGHYAVYHRLVKQHPELEDRHTRKTRHYADLLENHLIDHGTPPATAVLAAQLTVACYQAAWRLGSHDATAVLREANDAFDLLLGTTGA, encoded by the coding sequence ATGAGCACGAACAAGGTTCCGGTGGAGTCATTGCGGGACCGCAAACGCCGCCAGACCCGGGAACGGATCATCGAGACGGCCTTCGCGCTCTTCATGGAGCGGGGGTTCGATGTCGTCACCGTGGACGAGATCGCCCAGCGGGCCGAGATCGGCCGCACCACCTTCTTCCGCTACTTCGGCGACAAGCAGGAAGTCGTCTTCTCCACCGAGGACGACTTCCTGCGCGCGCTCACCGCGGCCATGCGCGATGCGCCCGCCGAGCCTCTCCAGGATCTCGCGCAGGCACTGGCCACATCTCGACGGCTGCTGCTCGTGATCTGCACCGAGGCCGCTCGCAACCCCGGCCACTACGCGGTCTACCACCGCTTGGTCAAGCAGCACCCCGAGCTCGAAGACCGCCACACCCGCAAGACCCGGCACTACGCCGACCTCCTCGAGAACCACCTGATCGACCACGGCACCCCGCCGGCCACCGCCGTCCTCGCCGCCCAGTTGACCGTCGCCTGCTACCAGGCGGCGTGGCGCCTCGGCAGCCACGACGCGACGGCGGTGCTCCGCGAGGCGAATGACGCCTTCGACCTCCTGCTGGGCACCACCGGCGCATAA
- a CDS encoding SDR family NAD(P)-dependent oxidoreductase has product MDSRTIVLTGVTRGFGRESVELLIRERPQDHYVLLARRGGEQLAAELAQATGASGVTGVDCDLASLAEIRRAVEEILRGLDTGYLPPLGGYLGNAGLTVTTTEKRTMDGYEMTFGVNVLSHYLLVRELLPRFTGPGWIVLTSSDCHFGQFRHTLGATPPPRWETPERLATPRAGGAREAGRAYATSKLGVIYLTHALARRLPDSVGVYSYNPALVAGTDFFRHAPGPVRGVLNGFFQVQRFLGRGMTPQQAGARLAETILTGLTARTGSYLDRGRHVPSSPESHDEAREEELWREAARLVDADRRTGRADILAE; this is encoded by the coding sequence ATGGACAGCCGGACCATCGTGTTGACCGGCGTGACCCGCGGCTTCGGCCGCGAGTCCGTCGAGTTGCTGATCCGGGAACGGCCGCAGGACCACTACGTCCTGCTGGCTCGCCGCGGCGGCGAACAGCTCGCGGCGGAGCTCGCCCAGGCCACCGGCGCTTCCGGGGTCACGGGCGTGGACTGTGACCTCGCTTCGCTCGCCGAGATCAGGCGGGCGGTGGAGGAGATTCTGCGGGGGCTCGACACCGGGTACCTGCCGCCGCTCGGTGGCTATCTCGGCAACGCCGGCCTGACGGTCACGACGACCGAGAAACGCACCATGGACGGGTACGAGATGACCTTCGGGGTCAATGTGCTGTCCCACTACCTGCTCGTCAGGGAGCTGTTGCCCCGGTTCACCGGTCCGGGCTGGATCGTGCTCACCTCGAGCGACTGCCACTTCGGGCAGTTCCGCCATACGCTCGGCGCCACGCCGCCGCCGCGCTGGGAGACGCCGGAACGACTGGCCACGCCTCGTGCCGGTGGAGCGCGGGAGGCCGGGCGGGCGTACGCGACCAGCAAACTCGGCGTCATCTACCTGACCCACGCGCTGGCCCGCCGCCTGCCCGACAGCGTCGGCGTCTACTCCTACAACCCGGCGCTCGTCGCGGGCACCGATTTCTTCCGCCACGCCCCGGGGCCCGTGCGGGGCGTGCTCAACGGGTTCTTCCAGGTTCAGCGATTCCTCGGCCGGGGCATGACGCCGCAGCAGGCGGGCGCGCGGCTCGCTGAGACGATCCTGACCGGGCTGACCGCCCGGACCGGGTCCTACCTCGATCGCGGTCGCCATGTGCCGTCGTCGCCGGAGTCGCACGACGAGGCCCGCGAGGAGGAGCTGTGGCGCGAGGCCGCCCGCCTCGTCGACGCCGACCGCCGGACGGGACGGGCGGATATCCTGGCCGAATGA
- a CDS encoding MerR family transcriptional regulator encodes MRIGELADRAGVSTRALRYYEEQLLLSPQRTSGGQRFYPEVAVDRVKLIQELYSAGLGSRLIAALLPAIDARSVGPELLDSLLQERARIETKTAQLQAASERLDVLIALALHPDTASCPPSLDPDRIGTRQDRTPAKGVGA; translated from the coding sequence ATGCGTATCGGAGAACTGGCCGACCGGGCCGGGGTCAGCACACGAGCCCTGCGCTACTACGAGGAGCAGCTCCTGCTCAGCCCCCAGCGCACGTCCGGCGGCCAGCGCTTTTACCCCGAGGTAGCCGTCGACCGGGTGAAACTCATCCAGGAGCTCTATAGCGCCGGCCTCGGAAGCCGCCTGATCGCCGCACTCCTACCCGCCATCGACGCCCGCTCGGTGGGCCCCGAGCTACTGGACAGCCTGCTGCAAGAGCGTGCCCGCATCGAGACGAAGACCGCCCAACTACAGGCCGCGAGCGAAAGACTTGATGTACTGATCGCACTCGCTCTGCACCCTGACACCGCATCGTGCCCGCCCTCGCTCGACCCGGACCGGATCGGGACGCGGCAGGACAGGACGCCTGCCAAGGGTGTCGGCGCATAG
- a CDS encoding SDR family oxidoreductase, translated as MDIAGSTALVTGANRGIGRRFVEHLLERGAEKVYATARRPESIGSLDPRITPLHLDLLDEESISKAAAVAKDVTLLVNNAGISTGANLLTDDLGMIRQDLETHVFGTLRVIRAFAPALASNGGGAIVNILSVLSWVATAEGSGSYSVAKAAEWNMTNGVRVELAGQKTLVQGVHLGAADTDMMAGRDAPKIDPADVARAALDGVQAGVIEVLVDDPSRFVKSVLGGDLGQLYGQPSGN; from the coding sequence ATGGACATCGCCGGTTCCACCGCACTCGTTACCGGAGCCAATCGAGGGATCGGTCGGCGCTTCGTCGAGCATCTGCTGGAGCGCGGAGCCGAGAAGGTCTACGCGACCGCTCGCCGTCCGGAATCGATCGGCAGCCTGGACCCACGGATCACACCGCTGCACCTGGACCTGCTGGACGAGGAATCGATCTCCAAGGCGGCCGCGGTGGCAAAGGACGTCACACTGCTGGTCAACAACGCCGGCATCAGCACCGGCGCGAACCTCCTGACAGACGACCTGGGAATGATCCGGCAGGACCTGGAGACGCACGTTTTCGGCACCCTGAGGGTCATCCGCGCCTTTGCCCCGGCCCTGGCCTCCAACGGCGGGGGCGCGATCGTCAATATCCTCTCCGTGTTGTCGTGGGTGGCCACCGCCGAAGGGTCAGGCTCGTACTCGGTCGCGAAGGCCGCGGAGTGGAACATGACCAACGGCGTACGTGTCGAACTCGCCGGCCAAAAGACCCTCGTCCAAGGCGTACACCTGGGGGCCGCGGACACCGACATGATGGCGGGACGCGACGCACCCAAGATTGACCCGGCAGATGTCGCACGCGCCGCACTCGACGGCGTACAGGCAGGAGTCATCGAGGTGCTGGTCGACGACCCCAGCCGCTTCGTCAAATCCGTCCTGGGCGGCGACCTCGGGCAGCTCTACGGCCAGCCGTCAGGCAACTGA
- a CDS encoding RHS repeat-associated core domain-containing protein, whose amino-acid sequence MTTSTTVNHYSCGCDTPSWTVTTAGSASTVSRHVSDLSGGLAITTSATGDAVLQLPNLHGDISVHLDLETAVAAVQRYDEYGNPLDATAAAAKYGSLGAYQRATDGLGGYTLVGVRVYDPTTGRFLQTAPVYGGNTSAYIYPADPIGQADRSRIEGSTGPWG is encoded by the coding sequence TTGACCACGAGCACCACGGTGAACCACTACAGCTGTGGCTGTGACACTCCGTCGTGGACGGTCACCACCGCGGGCTCCGCTTCCACGGTCAGCCGCCATGTGTCCGACCTCTCCGGCGGCCTGGCTATCACCACCAGTGCCACCGGAGACGCGGTCCTGCAACTGCCCAACCTGCACGGTGACATCTCCGTCCATCTGGACCTGGAGACCGCCGTTGCCGCGGTTCAGCGCTACGACGAGTACGGCAACCCGCTGGACGCCACCGCCGCCGCAGCGAAGTACGGCTCCCTGGGCGCCTACCAGCGAGCCACCGACGGCCTGGGCGGGTACACCCTCGTGGGTGTCCGCGTCTACGATCCGACAACCGGCCGCTTCCTCCAGACCGCCCCGGTCTACGGCGGCAATACCAGCGCCTACATCTACCCCGCCGACCCGATCGGTCAGGCGGACCGGAGTCGGATCGAGGGAAGTACAGGGCCATGGGGATGA
- a CDS encoding transposase — MTARPRRSFTPEFKEEIVELCQRGDRSIGQVAKGFDLTETAVRDWVKQAEFDNAECEELARLREGVEVLKRATAFNVTFMGAFGQAANSWVRAACSASTTASCQHIFFVTRSVR, encoded by the coding sequence TTGACCGCACGTCCTCGCCGCTCGTTCACGCCGGAGTTCAAGGAAGAGATCGTCGAGCTGTGCCAGCGCGGTGACCGCTCCATCGGTCAGGTTGCCAAGGGCTTCGATCTGACCGAGACCGCGGTGCGGGACTGGGTGAAGCAGGCCGAGTTCGACAACGCCGAGTGCGAGGAACTGGCCCGGCTGCGGGAGGGCGTGGAGGTCCTCAAGCGTGCAACAGCTTTCAATGTGACCTTTATGGGCGCGTTCGGGCAGGCGGCCAACTCCTGGGTAAGGGCTGCCTGTTCCGCCTCAACGACGGCGAGCTGCCAGCACATCTTCTTCGTCACACGGTCTGTGAGGTAG
- the exaC gene encoding acetaldehyde dehydrogenase ExaC translates to MTRYAAPGTSGSIVSYQSRYDHFIGGEYVPPARGQYFENPTPVNGQPFTEIARGTAEDVERALDAAHAAAPAWGRTSATERSDILRKIADRMEANLEQLAVAESWENGKPVRETLAADIPLAIDHFRYFAGAIRAQEGSLGEVDDDTVAYHFHEPLGVVAQIIPWNFPILMATWKLAPALAAGNAVVLKPAEQTPASIHYWLSLVADLLPPGVLNIVNGFGVEAGKPLASSPRVAKVAFTGETTTGRLIMQYASENITPVTLELGGKSPNIFFDDVWSANDDFRDKALEGFTMFALNQGEVCTCPSRALVQRGQYAEFMESAVARTEKIRTGHPLDTDTMIGAQASNDQLEKILSYLDIGRQEGAKILTGGERIEHDGELKGGYYVQPTIFEGDNRMRIFQEEIFGPVVSVTSFNDFDDAIKIANDTLYGLGAGVWTRDINIAYRAGRAIQAGRVWTNCYHAYPAHAAFGGYKGSGIGRETHKMMLEHYQQTKNVLVSYSPKKLGLF, encoded by the coding sequence ATGACCCGTTACGCAGCGCCCGGTACCTCGGGCTCGATCGTCTCCTACCAGTCGCGCTACGACCACTTCATCGGCGGTGAGTATGTCCCGCCGGCCCGTGGCCAGTACTTTGAGAATCCGACTCCGGTGAACGGGCAACCGTTCACGGAGATCGCCCGGGGAACCGCCGAGGACGTGGAACGGGCGCTGGACGCGGCGCACGCCGCCGCTCCCGCCTGGGGCCGTACGTCGGCGACCGAGCGCTCCGACATCCTCCGGAAGATCGCCGACCGGATGGAGGCAAATCTGGAGCAGCTGGCGGTGGCCGAGAGCTGGGAGAACGGCAAGCCGGTCCGGGAGACGCTGGCCGCGGACATCCCGCTCGCCATCGACCACTTCCGCTACTTCGCGGGCGCGATCCGTGCGCAGGAGGGCTCGCTGGGCGAGGTCGACGACGACACGGTCGCATACCACTTCCATGAGCCTCTCGGTGTGGTCGCGCAGATCATCCCGTGGAACTTCCCCATCCTGATGGCCACCTGGAAGCTGGCTCCGGCCCTCGCCGCGGGCAACGCGGTCGTTCTCAAGCCTGCCGAGCAGACCCCGGCGTCCATCCACTACTGGCTGAGCCTGGTCGCCGATCTGCTGCCGCCGGGTGTGCTGAACATCGTCAACGGTTTCGGAGTGGAAGCGGGCAAACCGCTCGCCTCCAGCCCGCGTGTCGCGAAGGTGGCGTTCACCGGAGAGACCACGACGGGGCGGCTGATCATGCAGTACGCCTCCGAGAACATCACCCCTGTGACGCTCGAACTCGGCGGCAAGTCCCCGAACATCTTCTTCGACGACGTCTGGTCGGCGAACGACGACTTCCGCGACAAGGCGCTGGAAGGCTTCACCATGTTCGCGCTCAACCAGGGCGAGGTGTGCACATGTCCGTCGCGCGCGCTGGTCCAGCGGGGGCAGTACGCCGAGTTCATGGAGTCGGCGGTCGCCCGGACGGAGAAGATCAGGACCGGGCACCCGCTGGACACCGACACGATGATCGGCGCCCAGGCCTCGAACGACCAGCTGGAGAAGATCCTCTCGTATCTCGACATCGGCCGGCAGGAGGGCGCGAAGATCCTCACGGGCGGTGAACGCATCGAGCACGACGGCGAGTTGAAGGGCGGGTACTACGTCCAGCCGACCATCTTCGAGGGCGACAACCGGATGCGGATCTTCCAGGAGGAGATCTTCGGCCCCGTGGTGTCGGTGACGTCGTTCAACGACTTCGACGACGCCATCAAGATCGCCAACGACACACTGTACGGCCTCGGCGCCGGCGTGTGGACACGGGACATCAACATCGCGTACCGCGCGGGCCGAGCCATCCAGGCGGGCCGCGTCTGGACCAACTGCTACCACGCCTACCCGGCACACGCGGCGTTCGGCGGCTACAAGGGCTCGGGCATCGGCCGCGAGACCCACAAGATGATGCTGGAGCACTACCAGCAGACCAAGAACGTTCTTGTTTCATACAGTCCGAAGAAACTTGGGCTCTTCTAG
- a CDS encoding GAF domain-containing protein has translation MTDPWVALEPGADPVERVRQLRRAHEVFTAVGTVERPVRPVVADSWRRSARAGVGPDGTARVELTDGDLGSYRAEHPLARVMPLVRELLGPFAADGKHLLAVCDAQGRLLWVEGHLATRRRADRMNFVPGARWAESAIGTNAPGTAVAVDRPVQVFAAEHFALRVQRWTCAAAPVHDPRTGRVLGALDITGGDELAHPHSLGFVQAVARAAESHLALLSPAGAAADTLELTALGRDEACLLARGRKIRLSRRHSEILVLLARHPEGLTGDELLCALYEDESVTPVTLRAELARLRRILGPGLLASRPYRLTAGVESDIAVVERRLASGAVAEAATAYRGPLLPGSQAPAVARLRRRLDDGLRAALIARRDPDLLARWACAPWGEDDLDIWRALATVTPTAAVRARLEELETELAAPAGWARPAVC, from the coding sequence GTGACCGATCCGTGGGTGGCCCTGGAACCGGGGGCCGATCCCGTCGAGCGGGTGCGGCAGCTGCGTCGTGCCCATGAGGTGTTCACCGCGGTGGGCACGGTGGAGCGGCCGGTGCGTCCGGTGGTCGCCGACTCCTGGCGGCGTTCGGCACGGGCGGGTGTCGGTCCGGACGGTACGGCGCGGGTGGAGCTGACGGACGGCGATCTCGGCTCCTATCGGGCGGAGCATCCGCTGGCCCGGGTGATGCCGCTGGTCCGCGAGCTGCTGGGGCCGTTCGCCGCGGACGGCAAGCATCTGCTGGCGGTGTGTGACGCGCAGGGCAGGCTGCTGTGGGTCGAGGGACATCTGGCGACTCGGCGGCGGGCGGACCGGATGAACTTCGTGCCGGGGGCGCGCTGGGCGGAGTCGGCGATCGGCACCAACGCGCCGGGCACGGCCGTCGCCGTCGACCGGCCTGTGCAGGTGTTCGCGGCCGAGCACTTCGCCCTGCGGGTCCAGCGGTGGACGTGCGCGGCGGCACCGGTGCACGATCCGCGCACCGGGCGGGTGCTCGGAGCACTGGACATCACCGGCGGTGATGAACTCGCGCACCCGCACAGTCTGGGGTTCGTCCAGGCCGTGGCACGTGCCGCCGAGTCCCATCTGGCGCTTCTGTCACCGGCGGGGGCCGCGGCGGACACCCTGGAGCTGACCGCGCTGGGCCGCGACGAGGCCTGCCTCCTGGCCCGTGGCCGGAAGATCAGGCTCAGCCGCCGGCACAGCGAGATCCTGGTGCTGTTGGCCCGGCACCCGGAGGGACTGACCGGCGACGAACTGCTGTGCGCACTGTACGAGGACGAGTCGGTCACGCCGGTGACGCTGCGGGCCGAACTGGCACGGCTGCGTCGGATCCTCGGCCCGGGGCTGCTGGCCTCGCGTCCCTACCGGCTCACGGCCGGCGTCGAGTCGGACATCGCGGTCGTGGAGCGACGGCTGGCATCGGGAGCGGTCGCGGAAGCAGCGACCGCATACCGGGGTCCGTTGCTGCCGGGGTCGCAGGCGCCGGCGGTAGCCCGGCTGCGCCGCAGGCTCGACGACGGGCTGCGGGCGGCGCTCATCGCCCGCCGCGACCCCGACCTGCTCGCCCGGTGGGCCTGCGCACCATGGGGCGAGGACGACCTCGACATCTGGCGGGCGCTGGCGACGGTGACGCCGACGGCGGCCGTACGGGCACGTCTGGAGGAACTGGAGACGGAGCTGGCGGCACCGGCGGGCTGGGCACGTCCGGCCGTGTGCTGA
- a CDS encoding N-acetylmuramoyl-L-alanine amidase, with protein MERTSSQEAGHLTGRRRLLKGAALAVIPYALLPSAPARARPRTVEHHWADWLPADPSNYTASRRPASHPLDRVVIHVTQATYTTTLGIFRNPRKEVSAHYVVRSADGHVAQCVHEHDIAWHAGNWDYNTRSIGIEHEGWVERPGYFTDALYEESARLTAGICTRYGIPRDREHIIGHYEVPGTDHTDPGPKWDWNRYMRLVSRA; from the coding sequence ATGGAACGAACCTCATCGCAAGAAGCGGGACACCTCACGGGCAGGCGGCGGTTGCTGAAGGGCGCGGCTCTCGCCGTGATTCCCTATGCCCTGCTGCCCTCGGCACCGGCCCGTGCGCGCCCGCGCACCGTGGAGCACCACTGGGCCGACTGGCTGCCGGCGGACCCGTCCAACTACACGGCCTCCCGACGACCGGCGAGCCACCCGCTCGATCGCGTCGTCATCCATGTGACGCAGGCGACCTACACGACCACGCTGGGCATCTTCCGGAACCCACGCAAGGAGGTGTCCGCGCACTATGTGGTCCGGTCGGCGGACGGACATGTCGCGCAGTGCGTCCATGAGCACGACATCGCCTGGCACGCGGGCAACTGGGACTACAACACACGCAGCATCGGCATCGAGCACGAAGGATGGGTGGAGCGGCCCGGGTACTTCACGGACGCCCTCTACGAGGAGTCGGCCAGGCTCACGGCGGGGATCTGCACCAGATACGGCATCCCGAGGGACCGGGAACACATCATCGGACACTACGAGGTCCCCGGCACCGACCACACCGATCCGGGACCGAAGTGGGACTGGAACCGCTATATGCGGCTGGTCAGCCGCGCTTGA
- a CDS encoding ROK family transcriptional regulator codes for MTAPLHEAHPSGPGPGLPNTQQGMRRRNLARVMHTVSAEGPLSRAAVAARIGLTRAAVSTLVDELIRAGLLEELGPERPGRVGRPGSALAVSGRGPAGIGAEIGVDHLAVYAVDLRGAVRARAVRQGTNRGRPPQPVLAELTALVEQVVARAEREGLRPTGLAVAVPGLVARDARTVVRAPNLDWHDLDLGPLLPTGLPLTVDNEANFGSLAELWLGENTPRDFLHVSAEIGIGGAVVVDGRLLRGTRGFAGELGHVPVRPEGPRCACGGRGCLEQYAGEEAVLRAAGLTPGEDHVELLAERAAQGDRDVRRALRGAGTALGIALTGAVNLLDPETVVLGGALVALAPWLLPSLERELARRTAGPPCAVAVSRLGSEGPLLGAAHSVVRAVLDDPATVSVAGQA; via the coding sequence ATGACCGCACCGCTGCACGAGGCTCATCCGTCCGGGCCCGGCCCTGGGCTGCCCAACACCCAGCAGGGCATGCGCCGGCGCAATCTGGCGCGGGTCATGCACACCGTGAGCGCCGAGGGGCCACTGTCGCGCGCCGCGGTCGCCGCCCGTATCGGGCTGACCCGGGCGGCGGTCTCCACCCTGGTCGACGAGCTGATCCGTGCGGGGCTGCTGGAGGAACTGGGTCCGGAGCGTCCCGGCCGGGTCGGGCGCCCCGGGTCGGCGCTGGCCGTCAGCGGGCGCGGTCCCGCCGGGATCGGCGCCGAGATCGGCGTCGATCACCTCGCGGTGTACGCGGTCGATCTGCGCGGTGCCGTGCGGGCGCGGGCGGTGCGGCAGGGCACCAACCGGGGCCGCCCGCCGCAGCCGGTGCTCGCCGAACTGACCGCTCTGGTGGAGCAGGTCGTGGCGCGGGCGGAACGGGAGGGGCTGCGGCCGACGGGGCTCGCGGTCGCGGTGCCCGGTCTGGTCGCGCGTGACGCCCGAACCGTGGTCCGGGCCCCCAACCTCGACTGGCACGACCTCGACCTGGGGCCGCTGCTGCCCACCGGTCTGCCGCTGACCGTGGACAACGAGGCCAACTTCGGCTCGCTCGCGGAACTCTGGCTCGGCGAGAACACCCCCCGGGATTTCCTGCATGTCTCGGCGGAGATCGGCATCGGCGGCGCGGTGGTCGTGGACGGACGGCTGCTGCGCGGCACGCGTGGGTTCGCGGGAGAGCTGGGACATGTGCCGGTGCGCCCGGAGGGTCCGAGGTGCGCGTGCGGCGGGCGTGGCTGTCTGGAGCAGTACGCCGGTGAGGAGGCGGTGCTGCGGGCGGCGGGGCTGACACCGGGCGAGGACCATGTCGAACTGCTGGCCGAGCGTGCCGCGCAGGGCGACAGGGACGTACGCCGTGCCCTGCGGGGCGCCGGGACCGCGCTCGGTATCGCCTTGACCGGTGCGGTCAATCTGCTGGACCCGGAGACGGTCGTCCTGGGCGGGGCTCTGGTGGCCCTGGCGCCCTGGCTGCTGCCGTCTCTGGAACGGGAGCTGGCACGGCGGACGGCGGGGCCGCCCTGCGCGGTGGCGGTCTCCCGACTGGGCTCCGAGGGACCGCTGCTGGGTGCCGCGCACTCGGTGGTGCGGGCGGTGCTCGACGATCCGGCGACGGTGTCGGTGGCGGGGCAGGCATAG
- the xylB gene encoding xylulokinase: protein MSAAEGPLVVGVDSSTQSTKALVVDVATGQVVASGQAPHTVSSGEGRESDPRQWWDALCEALRQCGEAAHEAAAVSIGGQQHGLVTLDANGDPVRPALLWNDVRSAPQARRLVEELGGPKAWADRTGSVPGPSFTVTKWAWLAENEPEAVHATAAVRLPHDYLTERLTGEGTTDRGDASGTGWWASTTESYDEETLAHVGLDPALLPRVVRPGEVAGTVHTHDLPFSKGTLVAPGTGDNAAAAMGLGLRAGVPALSLGTSGTVYAVSKRRPADPTGTVAGFADAHGDWLPLACTLNCTQAVDRIATLLGLDREAVEPTTGVTLLPYLDGERTPALPHASGLLHGLRQDTTAGQLLQAAYDGAVHSLLGALDLVLDADADRSAPLLLIGGGARGRAWQDTVRRLSGRPVQVPEAKELVALGAAAQAAGLLTGEDPAAVARRWDTARGPVLDAVERDEATLTRIAGVLSDAAPLLEREPERR, encoded by the coding sequence ATGTCAGCAGCCGAGGGTCCGCTCGTCGTCGGGGTGGACTCGTCCACCCAGTCCACCAAGGCCCTGGTCGTCGACGTGGCGACCGGACAGGTGGTGGCGAGCGGCCAGGCGCCGCACACCGTGTCCTCGGGCGAGGGCCGCGAGAGCGACCCCCGCCAGTGGTGGGACGCCCTGTGCGAGGCCCTGCGCCAGTGTGGTGAGGCGGCCCACGAGGCCGCCGCGGTGTCGATCGGCGGCCAGCAGCACGGCCTGGTCACCCTGGACGCGAACGGCGACCCGGTGCGCCCGGCGCTGCTGTGGAACGATGTGCGCTCGGCGCCGCAGGCCCGCCGGCTGGTGGAGGAGCTCGGCGGTCCCAAGGCCTGGGCGGACCGTACGGGAAGCGTCCCCGGCCCGTCCTTCACGGTCACCAAGTGGGCCTGGCTGGCCGAGAACGAGCCGGAGGCCGTGCACGCCACCGCGGCCGTCCGCCTGCCCCACGACTATCTGACGGAACGCCTCACCGGGGAGGGCACGACCGACCGTGGCGACGCCTCCGGCACCGGATGGTGGGCGTCCACGACGGAGTCGTACGACGAGGAAACCCTCGCGCACGTGGGCCTCGACCCGGCGCTGCTGCCGCGAGTGGTGCGCCCCGGCGAGGTGGCCGGCACGGTGCACACCCATGATCTGCCGTTCTCCAAGGGCACCCTGGTCGCGCCCGGCACGGGTGACAACGCGGCCGCCGCGATGGGCCTCGGACTGCGCGCCGGCGTTCCGGCCCTGAGCCTGGGCACCTCCGGCACGGTGTACGCGGTCTCGAAGCGGCGCCCCGCCGACCCGACCGGCACGGTGGCGGGCTTCGCGGACGCGCACGGCGACTGGCTGCCCCTGGCCTGCACCCTGAACTGCACCCAGGCCGTCGACCGGATCGCCACCCTGCTGGGCCTGGACCGTGAGGCCGTCGAGCCCACCACGGGGGTGACGCTGCTCCCCTACCTGGACGGCGAGCGCACCCCGGCCCTGCCGCACGCCTCGGGACTGCTGCACGGCCTGCGGCAGGACACCACGGCCGGACAACTGCTGCAGGCGGCGTACGACGGAGCGGTGCACTCCCTGCTCGGCGCGCTCGACCTGGTCCTCGACGCGGACGCGGACCGCTCGGCGCCACTGCTGCTGATCGGCGGCGGCGCACGGGGCAGGGCCTGGCAGGACACCGTGCGGCGGCTCTCCGGGCGCCCCGTCCAGGTGCCCGAGGCCAAGGAACTGGTCGCCCTCGGCGCAGCCGCACAGGCCGCCGGACTGCTGACGGGCGAGGACCCGGCCGCCGTGGCCCGGCGCTGGGACACCGCCCGGGGGCCGGTCCTCGATGCCGTGGAGCGGGACGAGGCGACGCTGACCAGGATCGCCGGGGTACTCTCCGACGCGGCGCCGCTCCTGGAGCGGGAACCGGAACGGCGCTGA